A window of the Jeotgalibacillus aurantiacus genome harbors these coding sequences:
- a CDS encoding DUF2812 domain-containing protein, translated as MKRRYIMSGGLAFSEEKDMMKLSRLSKKGWVFDRFTFMGYILKKGEPQELQFAIDYRSNPDEEYFELFREAGWTHVGSQANYIHLFTAQPGVTPIYTDRPSTLEKYSNEKNFVKKGAIWSLAVTLCIALLLYLVYTLTFPDAVEAVLSVSLSVLLGLSLISLIFTGLPYLGYVYKIYKLR; from the coding sequence ATGAAAAGAAGGTATATCATGAGTGGCGGACTGGCGTTTAGTGAAGAAAAGGATATGATGAAACTATCGAGACTTTCAAAAAAAGGATGGGTGTTTGACCGTTTTACTTTTATGGGATATATCCTCAAAAAAGGTGAGCCTCAAGAGCTTCAGTTTGCGATTGATTACAGAAGCAATCCGGATGAAGAGTATTTTGAGCTCTTTAGGGAAGCGGGTTGGACACATGTAGGATCTCAGGCGAATTATATTCATCTTTTTACAGCACAGCCGGGTGTTACGCCGATCTACACGGATCGTCCTTCAACACTTGAGAAGTACTCCAATGAAAAGAACTTCGTTAAAAAAGGAGCAATCTGGTCTCTGGCAGTTACACTGTGCATCGCACTGCTGCTTTATTTAGTGTATACCTTAACGTTTCCTGATGCTGTTGAAGCTGTTTTATCAGTCAGCTTGTCTGTTTTGTTGGGCCTCTCACTCATCAGCCTGATTTTTACGGGTCTTCCGTACCTGGGCTACGTTTACAAAATATATAAACTCAGATAA
- a CDS encoding ABC transporter permease, with protein MNSAELLIREIKYFTNFNNKMYQFLLFFQPLVFLTITYFLGQMREGIEVERFIVASAIISMWSYVLYSSGSALVSQKWSDTLKMLVVAPVSLFSVILSKVLSNAVIALISMVITFIYSVVIFRFDLHIPNVWLFFGSVLVLVFSLSVIGLMLAFIFSAFENVFAFQNLILTPLIVLCGVFLPVENFPVFLQVIAYGIPMTWGVEAVYSSLSLSSEMYQQAGFSLLLSGVYLIVGLVFYKRIEIALRSKGNWGVM; from the coding sequence ATGAACTCAGCTGAATTATTGATAAGAGAGATTAAGTATTTTACAAACTTCAATAATAAAATGTATCAATTTCTATTGTTCTTTCAACCACTCGTTTTCCTGACCATTACTTATTTTCTCGGGCAAATGAGAGAGGGGATAGAAGTGGAGCGTTTTATTGTTGCTTCAGCCATTATCAGTATGTGGAGCTATGTGCTTTATTCATCCGGCTCGGCACTCGTCAGCCAGAAGTGGAGTGACACGCTGAAGATGCTCGTTGTAGCGCCTGTTTCGCTGTTTTCAGTGATCCTGTCAAAAGTGCTGAGCAATGCTGTCATTGCCCTTATTTCCATGGTCATAACGTTTATCTACAGTGTCGTGATTTTTCGTTTTGACTTACATATTCCAAATGTCTGGCTGTTTTTCGGGAGCGTACTTGTTCTCGTTTTTTCTCTCAGTGTGATTGGCTTGATGCTGGCGTTTATTTTTTCAGCTTTTGAAAATGTGTTTGCCTTTCAAAATTTGATTCTCACACCGTTGATTGTTCTTTGTGGTGTCTTTTTGCCGGTGGAAAACTTCCCTGTATTTCTCCAGGTGATTGCTTACGGCATTCCGATGACCTGGGGAGTGGAGGCTGTCTATAGCTCGCTCAGTCTGTCATCTGAGATGTATCAGCAGGCCGGTTTTTCACTTTTGCTGAGTGGGGTGTACTTAATTGTTGGATTAGTATTTTATAAACGCATTGAGATCGCGCTCCGGAGTAAAGGGAATTGGGGGGTGATGTGA
- a CDS encoding GNAT family N-acetyltransferase, translating to MTSVSIRHLKASDFERVSPVINEWWGGRQMADMLPRLFFVHFNETSFIAEDNGEVIGFLCGFLSQSHSKEAYIHFVGVHPDYRRHQVGRLLYESFFEVTQKVGRTAIKAVTSPVNERSIAFHRKMGFSIQEGPDQVGEILVFPDYDGNGQDRVLFVNQLK from the coding sequence ATGACATCTGTTTCAATTCGACATTTGAAGGCATCTGATTTTGAACGTGTCTCACCGGTAATAAATGAATGGTGGGGTGGTCGCCAGATGGCTGACATGCTGCCGAGGTTGTTTTTCGTTCATTTTAACGAAACGAGTTTTATTGCAGAGGATAATGGGGAAGTAATCGGTTTTCTATGCGGGTTTTTGTCTCAAAGCCATTCAAAAGAAGCGTATATCCACTTTGTTGGTGTCCACCCGGATTATCGACGTCACCAGGTAGGGCGTCTTTTATATGAGTCCTTCTTTGAGGTGACTCAAAAGGTAGGCCGTACCGCCATCAAAGCGGTGACTTCACCTGTAAATGAGCGGTCTATTGCATTTCATCGGAAAATGGGATTTTCTATTCAGGAAGGTCCTGATCAGGTAGGAGAGATTTTGGTGTTCCCGGACTACGATGGTAATGGGCAGGACCGCGTTCTTTTTGTAAATCAGCTAAAATAA
- a CDS encoding M14 family metallopeptidase, whose product MKTIDEYFQRDYETSRAVFRKNFEKIKRIWPNVELSTHFIGQESDNNTIDMIYAEGTHENERVLFMTTGEHGIEGFAGAAMLDVFAHELAYLLDEKRTGLCLIHALNPWGMRHRRRVTENNIDLNRNYLVDPGHVPENTNQEYEKLQELFLPSGKIESLLVEKSNIRNHMAKGAVNEGYSGLMSAKGMGQYEFPKGVYYGGKEKEESAIFLKGIQEKLLETFDRVIHLDWHTALGPSNEVTMVMSDRDGRTVKELKKTYGLKNIQEYDPEEVKGDSTNHFYAIKKRSYPDKYLFSALFEFGTFGTSMSATIREFLTIILENQLYWEGAVHEKDREEILDEFTAMFYPDDHEWRLAILQEGRKAMESVFRNEGLYVIKG is encoded by the coding sequence ATGAAGACCATTGATGAGTATTTCCAGAGAGATTATGAAACGTCCAGAGCTGTTTTCCGAAAAAACTTTGAGAAAATTAAGCGGATCTGGCCGAATGTTGAGCTTTCCACTCATTTTATCGGACAGGAGTCTGATAATAATACAATTGATATGATTTATGCAGAAGGCACGCATGAGAATGAACGGGTACTTTTTATGACGACCGGGGAGCATGGGATTGAAGGCTTTGCGGGGGCTGCGATGCTGGACGTGTTCGCTCATGAGCTTGCCTACCTGCTGGATGAAAAGAGAACGGGACTATGTCTGATCCATGCTTTAAACCCGTGGGGCATGCGTCACCGGAGACGGGTTACTGAAAACAACATCGATCTGAACCGGAATTATCTCGTAGATCCTGGACACGTTCCCGAAAATACAAACCAGGAATACGAAAAGCTGCAGGAACTGTTTTTGCCATCCGGGAAAATTGAAAGTCTGCTCGTGGAGAAGTCAAACATCCGGAACCATATGGCAAAAGGAGCGGTAAACGAAGGCTACAGTGGCTTAATGTCTGCTAAAGGCATGGGTCAGTATGAGTTTCCGAAGGGTGTCTACTATGGTGGCAAGGAAAAAGAAGAATCGGCCATCTTTCTGAAAGGCATTCAGGAAAAGCTGCTGGAAACTTTTGACCGTGTCATTCATCTAGACTGGCATACAGCCCTCGGACCGTCTAATGAAGTCACCATGGTGATGAGTGATCGTGATGGACGTACCGTCAAAGAATTGAAAAAGACATACGGGTTAAAGAATATTCAGGAGTATGATCCCGAAGAGGTAAAAGGTGACTCGACCAACCACTTTTACGCGATCAAAAAACGCTCGTATCCCGATAAATACTTATTCTCTGCGCTGTTTGAATTCGGCACATTCGGAACGAGTATGTCCGCCACCATCCGTGAATTCCTGACGATCATTCTGGAAAATCAGCTGTATTGGGAAGGCGCAGTCCACGAAAAAGATCGCGAGGAAATCCTCGATGAATTCACAGCCATGTTCTACCCGGATGACCACGAATGGCGCCTCGCCATTCTCCAGGAAGGCCGGAAAGCGATGGAGAGTGTGTTTCGGAATGAAGGATTGTATGTGATTAAAGGATAA
- a CDS encoding PadR family transcriptional regulator, giving the protein MARNDVLQTGELTDTYYYILLALVEARHGYLIMKTIEELTKGSFTVGPASMYTSIKKLLSAGMIEQLEEEKDKKTYIITEQGISLLKNDIKRREEMIQQAKMIFGQKGEDF; this is encoded by the coding sequence TTGGCTAGAAACGATGTACTTCAGACTGGTGAACTGACTGACACGTATTATTATATTTTGCTGGCTCTTGTAGAGGCGAGACATGGCTATTTAATTATGAAGACGATCGAGGAATTGACGAAAGGGAGCTTTACCGTGGGTCCGGCATCTATGTACACCTCGATAAAAAAGCTTTTATCAGCAGGCATGATTGAGCAGCTTGAGGAAGAAAAGGATAAAAAGACTTACATCATTACAGAACAGGGCATATCGCTTCTGAAAAATGATATTAAAAGAAGAGAAGAAATGATTCAGCAGGCCAAAATGATATTCGGTCAGAAGGGAGAGGATTTTTGA
- a CDS encoding MFS transporter, with translation MSVAAIRLLISMGFASLGGWIYFIALNLIIFNETGSAAAVAALYMIRPVSALLTTFWGGSLVDRVSKKRLLLSLFIGQSILVIGVAFSIEHIWICYVLVFFLQMLSSLYEPAMLTFTAEMIPDHKMQRFNSIRSLLDSGAFLLGPAVAGVILMAGSPMLAIYLNACALAVAAVLIAFIKEEGKKSVSIPSFSIKTDLVADWKLALSFRYDQPVVAIAYFLFTGFVVLQTAVDSLEVSFSKEVLLLSDSDYGFLVSVAGAGILIGSAINLYGADRFNIRTMIQAGAVMTAVGYMIFAASNHFIVACLGVFIIGLALSFANTGFLTYIQTHIPVDRMGRVSSLFDFIGALGIVMITALFAYSAEFISLRMTVLTGALIMLLITILLYRTQSEAGFFGAVKIKSGV, from the coding sequence ATGAGTGTTGCAGCTATACGACTATTGATTTCCATGGGTTTTGCAAGCCTAGGGGGCTGGATTTACTTTATTGCGTTAAACCTCATTATTTTTAACGAGACGGGATCTGCAGCCGCCGTAGCCGCTCTTTACATGATCCGCCCTGTGTCAGCATTGCTGACGACTTTCTGGGGTGGCAGTCTGGTGGACCGTGTTTCTAAAAAACGGTTGCTGCTCTCACTGTTCATTGGTCAGAGTATCCTCGTGATAGGGGTTGCGTTCTCTATTGAACATATTTGGATTTGTTATGTGCTGGTGTTTTTTCTGCAAATGCTGAGCTCTCTTTATGAGCCGGCAATGCTTACTTTCACAGCTGAAATGATTCCTGACCACAAGATGCAACGCTTCAATTCAATCCGCAGCTTACTTGACTCAGGAGCTTTTCTTTTGGGACCTGCTGTGGCTGGAGTCATCCTGATGGCCGGGAGCCCGATGCTTGCTATTTACCTGAATGCGTGTGCGCTTGCAGTGGCGGCTGTGCTCATTGCATTTATTAAAGAAGAAGGAAAAAAGAGTGTGTCGATCCCTTCTTTTTCGATAAAAACGGATCTGGTGGCAGACTGGAAACTCGCTCTGTCGTTTAGATACGATCAACCTGTTGTCGCGATCGCATACTTTCTGTTTACAGGCTTTGTTGTACTGCAGACAGCTGTGGATTCTCTGGAGGTTTCGTTTTCAAAAGAGGTGCTGCTGCTTTCAGACAGTGATTATGGATTTCTTGTCAGCGTTGCAGGAGCCGGGATTCTCATTGGCTCCGCGATCAATTTGTACGGCGCTGACCGATTCAATATCAGGACAATGATCCAGGCTGGTGCTGTGATGACCGCAGTCGGCTATATGATCTTCGCCGCTTCAAATCACTTTATCGTTGCCTGTCTGGGCGTATTCATCATCGGACTCGCTTTATCCTTTGCCAACACAGGATTTCTGACGTACATTCAAACACATATTCCGGTCGATCGCATGGGCCGTGTATCCAGCCTGTTTGATTTTATCGGAGCTCTTGGCATTGTCATGATCACAGCTCTGTTCGCATACTCAGCTGAATTCATCTCTTTAAGAATGACCGTGTTAACAGGGGCGCTGATCATGCTATTGATTACGATTCTACTCTATAGAACACAGTCAGAAGCGGGGTTTTTTGGTGCAGTTAAAATAAAAAGTGGCGTGTGA
- a CDS encoding ABC transporter permease, with protein MMGRLNGFSYLSFKALYSFHSVRLFFFFRLIDPMLHYVFIAAIASALVGSGYLSYIIIGNIAFYAAQIMIINFITMFRMERRFGTLELNIAAPMNTFVVIFRKSIVPLADGLFVFLFGLLIGQLLFKANIPWDQLGNLLLIVLVVTFSVLSLSLFFACLSLLFSNINLFLNLILGGLQILCGVHFSAHLLPGWIESISRILPLTHGIEALRTLYGLEAYNVQSLLMKEALIGLGYLTVAILIVKVMEYAARRSGALVKSA; from the coding sequence ATGATGGGTAGGTTAAATGGATTTTCGTATTTATCGTTTAAAGCACTGTATTCTTTTCATTCTGTCAGACTGTTTTTCTTCTTTCGCCTTATTGATCCAATGCTGCATTATGTATTCATTGCGGCGATTGCAAGCGCGCTTGTCGGATCAGGTTATTTATCTTACATCATCATAGGTAACATCGCTTTTTACGCTGCCCAAATCATGATCATCAATTTCATTACGATGTTCAGGATGGAGCGCCGGTTTGGCACACTTGAGCTGAATATTGCGGCACCCATGAATACGTTTGTGGTCATTTTCAGAAAATCAATTGTGCCGTTAGCTGATGGGCTGTTTGTTTTTCTATTCGGATTGTTGATTGGACAGCTGCTGTTCAAGGCCAATATTCCTTGGGATCAATTAGGGAATTTGCTGCTCATCGTGTTAGTCGTGACCTTTTCGGTTCTGTCATTGAGTCTGTTTTTTGCGTGCCTGAGTCTGCTGTTTTCAAACATCAATTTGTTTTTAAATCTTATCCTCGGCGGGCTGCAAATTTTGTGTGGCGTTCACTTCTCAGCGCATCTTTTACCAGGCTGGATCGAGAGCATTTCCAGAATACTGCCGCTGACTCACGGCATTGAAGCGCTTCGAACCCTTTACGGACTGGAAGCCTACAACGTCCAAAGTCTCTTAATGAAAGAAGCACTGATCGGTCTCGGTTATCTGACTGTCGCTATTCTGATTGTAAAAGTGATGGAATACGCCGCAAGAAGAAGTGGGGCACTGGTGAAGTCGGCTTAA
- a CDS encoding NUDIX domain-containing protein has product MKRVDVVYVVVNDEHENVLMVKNRGKNGSYFTLPGGAGAVEKGETLVEAAEREVKEETGYEVKVGNILCVTEAFFDEPNHHAIFFTFSGEIKGGDIDLSNPEEIESVEWQPLKEAEKHALVVKQEGLLQEMKTVPYLLRR; this is encoded by the coding sequence ATGAAACGTGTAGATGTTGTTTATGTCGTAGTGAATGATGAACATGAAAATGTTTTGATGGTGAAGAATAGAGGGAAGAATGGGTCTTATTTTACTTTGCCAGGCGGAGCGGGAGCGGTTGAGAAGGGTGAAACGCTTGTTGAAGCAGCTGAGCGTGAAGTGAAAGAGGAGACAGGGTATGAGGTAAAGGTCGGAAACATTCTATGTGTGACAGAAGCATTTTTTGATGAGCCGAATCACCACGCGATATTCTTTACTTTCTCTGGGGAAATCAAAGGGGGAGACATTGATCTTTCAAACCCGGAAGAAATTGAGTCCGTTGAATGGCAGCCTTTAAAAGAAGCTGAAAAACATGCACTTGTGGTGAAGCAGGAAGGACTGCTTCAGGAAATGAAGACGGTACCTTATTTATTGAGGAGGTAG
- a CDS encoding ABC transporter ATP-binding protein, with translation METVIKVENLARSFRTKGQVKRAVDGISFEVKKGEVFGLLGPNGAGKTTTIKMLTTLLLPTEGRAEIFGYDVHHESHEIRKLINFVYGGERGVYGRLTATEYMNYFCTLYKIPRKEQRSMIAELLELVGLMEAADKKIHTYSKGMIQRLHISRCLINSPKLLFLDEPTIGLDPVGARMLRSLIQKLQKDGITIILTTHYMQEADELCDRIAFIKDGKISLIGSAKEIKRSSGHTRMFEAIVQMEEIEKIEKEQTISIHTMEELKQLFYSITFEVKMKEMDIQQIKQILSKYGEVVHVIQKEMSLEDAYISHMKELG, from the coding sequence GTGGAAACAGTTATTAAGGTTGAAAATTTAGCGAGATCATTTAGAACAAAAGGACAGGTTAAGCGGGCTGTGGATGGGATCAGCTTTGAAGTGAAGAAAGGCGAAGTATTCGGTCTGCTCGGGCCGAACGGTGCCGGGAAAACGACGACCATTAAGATGCTGACAACCCTCCTTTTGCCGACAGAGGGAAGGGCTGAAATATTTGGTTATGACGTCCATCATGAGAGTCATGAAATCCGTAAGCTAATTAACTTTGTTTACGGTGGGGAACGTGGTGTTTACGGCAGGTTGACTGCAACTGAATATATGAACTATTTCTGTACGTTATATAAAATTCCGCGAAAGGAACAGCGCAGCATGATTGCTGAATTGCTGGAGCTGGTTGGACTGATGGAGGCCGCGGATAAAAAGATACATACTTATTCTAAAGGGATGATTCAACGTTTACATATCAGTCGCTGTCTGATCAATTCGCCGAAGCTTTTGTTTCTGGATGAACCGACCATCGGGCTTGATCCGGTTGGCGCACGGATGCTTCGAAGCCTGATTCAAAAGCTCCAGAAGGATGGCATTACGATTATTTTGACGACCCACTATATGCAGGAAGCGGATGAGCTTTGTGACAGAATTGCCTTTATTAAAGACGGGAAAATCAGTCTGATCGGAAGTGCAAAGGAGATTAAGCGAAGCAGTGGACACACGAGAATGTTTGAAGCCATTGTTCAAATGGAGGAGATAGAAAAAATCGAGAAAGAGCAGACGATTTCCATTCATACAATGGAAGAACTGAAGCAGCTGTTTTATTCCATTACATTTGAAGTGAAAATGAAAGAAATGGACATTCAGCAGATCAAACAGATCCTGTCTAAATATGGTGAAGTCGTTCACGTCATTCAAAAGGAAATGTCACTCGAGGATGCTTATATCTCTCACATGAAGGAGCTTGGGTGA
- a CDS encoding Nif3-like dinuclear metal center hexameric protein, protein MKLSQLTQALNQEFSIHQYGKDPAFSRFIPQVYSPGWESYFEKEFNELFNGLMIKGAPEVQSVFLAVFPTEEVLERFLQEGQAGDLLFMHHPLVMECGDPLGISGRGFVPISGDYLTEIIRRKLSIYTCHIPMDYHPVLNTSKAIIKALQGTITDGFEPDHFGNHLIHMVEIDPISTAGLIKKLKGIFEIPYVDFEGREIEIITKIAVVAGCGDKVDWIQEAEKRGAQAYISGEIHCHIDNDYGQMKYSQIMHYVKETSMSLIGVSHSASEYLVKKTLMKEWFEQAGVQTKLLPQSRWWV, encoded by the coding sequence ATGAAACTTTCACAGCTGACGCAAGCATTAAATCAAGAGTTTTCTATTCACCAATATGGCAAGGACCCAGCCTTCAGCCGTTTTATACCACAGGTGTACTCACCAGGTTGGGAGTCTTATTTTGAGAAGGAATTCAATGAGCTATTTAACGGACTGATGATAAAAGGGGCGCCGGAGGTTCAGTCCGTTTTTCTGGCTGTATTTCCAACGGAGGAAGTACTGGAGCGGTTTTTACAAGAGGGACAAGCAGGGGATTTGCTTTTTATGCATCACCCGCTTGTGATGGAATGTGGAGATCCGCTTGGTATATCAGGCAGAGGGTTTGTTCCGATTTCCGGCGATTATTTAACGGAAATCATACGCCGAAAGCTATCTATTTACACATGCCACATTCCGATGGATTATCATCCCGTGTTAAATACGAGCAAAGCCATTATCAAAGCATTACAGGGGACCATTACAGATGGTTTTGAACCCGATCACTTCGGAAATCACCTGATTCATATGGTCGAGATTGATCCGATATCTACTGCAGGGCTAATAAAAAAACTGAAAGGAATTTTTGAGATTCCCTATGTTGATTTTGAAGGCCGTGAGATTGAAATCATCACAAAAATTGCAGTTGTGGCCGGCTGCGGTGACAAGGTGGATTGGATTCAGGAAGCTGAAAAAAGAGGCGCACAGGCATATATATCGGGTGAAATTCACTGCCATATTGATAATGACTATGGACAAATGAAATATAGCCAAATCATGCATTATGTGAAAGAAACCAGCATGTCACTGATTGGCGTCTCTCATTCAGCCTCAGAATATCTTGTGAAAAAGACACTCATGAAGGAATGGTTTGAACAAGCAGGTGTGCAAACAAAACTGCTGCCACAGAGCAGGTGGTGGGTGTGA
- a CDS encoding NUDIX hydrolase — protein sequence MESEKLTVFNERHEKIGEATRREVHEKGYWHEAFHCWIIAFEGKIPFVYLQLRSEDKKDYPGLLDIAAAGHMLAGETVEEGVREVEEEIGLRVKLSDLKSLGVIPYAVKNGALIDRELAHTSVYMSAKPVQNFVLQPEEVAGMVKIPFDAFAELWSGKRDQVLIEGFEIDEYGEQAELKKPAGRESFVPHPAFYYDEVIKGLQKEIEVAKSAGIA from the coding sequence ATGGAATCAGAAAAATTAACAGTATTTAATGAGCGTCATGAAAAAATCGGGGAGGCAACGAGACGCGAGGTGCATGAGAAAGGATACTGGCATGAGGCTTTTCACTGCTGGATTATTGCCTTTGAAGGGAAAATCCCATTTGTGTATCTCCAGCTCCGCAGTGAAGATAAAAAAGATTACCCGGGACTGCTCGATATCGCGGCAGCCGGACATATGCTCGCGGGTGAGACAGTGGAGGAGGGTGTCCGCGAGGTAGAGGAAGAGATCGGATTGAGGGTGAAACTGTCTGACTTGAAATCGCTCGGCGTCATTCCGTATGCTGTGAAAAATGGTGCGCTGATTGACCGCGAGCTGGCACATACATCCGTTTACATGTCTGCTAAGCCAGTGCAAAATTTCGTTCTACAGCCCGAAGAAGTAGCAGGAATGGTGAAAATCCCATTTGATGCATTCGCGGAGCTTTGGAGCGGAAAGCGTGATCAGGTGCTCATTGAGGGATTTGAGATTGATGAATATGGTGAGCAAGCTGAACTGAAAAAGCCTGCAGGAAGGGAAAGCTTTGTTCCTCACCCTGCATTTTATTATGATGAGGTCATCAAAGGGCTTCAAAAAGAAATTGAGGTGGCGAAAAGTGCTGGGATTGCCTAA
- a CDS encoding GrpB family protein, which produces MLGLPKGEVFLVPWTEGWQREFESEKKRIEEMAGAFILEVHHIGSTSVPGLSAKPILDIAVEVSSFKLGEDCIAPLEKLDYGYKGTAILPDRHYFSKGEPRTHQIHLYETGSPYLEEQLKLRDILRNDEQVMREYESLKRELADAHQNDKHLYAERKTVFIKRILLNE; this is translated from the coding sequence GTGCTGGGATTGCCTAAAGGGGAAGTTTTTCTCGTGCCATGGACAGAAGGTTGGCAGCGTGAATTTGAATCTGAAAAGAAGCGTATTGAAGAGATGGCGGGTGCATTTATTCTGGAGGTGCATCATATCGGAAGCACATCCGTTCCCGGGCTCAGCGCAAAACCGATCCTTGATATTGCAGTAGAAGTATCCTCATTTAAGCTTGGAGAAGACTGCATTGCGCCTCTGGAGAAGCTTGATTACGGCTATAAAGGGACAGCGATTTTACCTGATCGTCATTATTTTAGTAAAGGCGAACCGAGAACGCATCAGATCCACCTTTACGAAACAGGAAGTCCGTATTTGGAAGAACAGTTGAAGCTTCGGGATATTTTGAGGAATGATGAGCAGGTCATGAGAGAATACGAGTCATTGAAGCGTGAGCTGGCAGACGCTCATCAAAATGACAAACATCTTTATGCGGAGCGGAAGACGGTGTTTATAAAAAGAATATTACTTAATGAGTAA
- a CDS encoding sigma factor-like helix-turn-helix DNA-binding protein produces MRANLTLVKDQHEEVGELISRLERYCQFLTRNKWDREEVAQEALAKALNAYKIEDWNAALLKKIAYHVWVDRVRKMEREAQVIHEPIHQPVSEESEDLMGVLAKNLTPKQLVTFVLKEGFQYKISEIAELMGMTEAGVKALLNRARARVKGLSESDIESFWEEELREELFPVLVDAVSMQDPEKLLAMLPAIFTPTASLKKVVSFPSSTVLSLAA; encoded by the coding sequence ATGCGCGCAAACCTGACATTGGTGAAAGACCAGCACGAGGAGGTTGGGGAGCTGATCTCCAGGCTTGAACGTTACTGCCAATTTCTGACCCGTAATAAATGGGATCGTGAAGAAGTTGCTCAGGAAGCACTGGCAAAGGCACTGAACGCTTACAAGATTGAGGACTGGAATGCGGCTCTTTTGAAAAAGATTGCTTATCATGTGTGGGTGGACCGCGTCCGGAAAATGGAGCGGGAGGCTCAGGTGATTCATGAACCGATCCACCAGCCTGTGTCAGAAGAATCTGAGGATCTGATGGGCGTTCTGGCGAAAAATCTGACGCCTAAACAATTAGTAACCTTCGTTTTAAAAGAGGGATTTCAATACAAAATCTCTGAAATTGCTGAGCTGATGGGGATGACGGAAGCGGGTGTCAAGGCACTCCTGAATCGTGCGCGCGCCAGAGTAAAGGGACTGTCTGAATCAGATATCGAAAGCTTCTGGGAGGAAGAGCTGCGGGAAGAACTGTTCCCGGTTTTAGTGGACGCCGTTTCCATGCAGGATCCCGAAAAGCTTTTAGCGATGCTCCCGGCCATTTTCACCCCGACAGCCAGCCTGAAAAAGGTGGTCAGCTTCCCTTCTTCAACCGTTCTCTCACTTGCAGCATAA
- a CDS encoding GNAT family N-acetyltransferase gives MKIQLQTNRLILRDLEEGDWYEVHQYASIPDVSKYQPWGPNTEEETREFVIEAIEAALHQPRARYALGVVLKETKRLIGAVELNIKEYNQSGELSYILHPEFWGNGFASEAAKRLVAYGFKELELHKIFATCDPRNTASSNLLQKLSMTYDGRLRDDLFIRDGWRDSSLFSLLEYEY, from the coding sequence ATGAAGATACAACTACAAACAAATAGATTGATCTTGAGAGATTTGGAAGAAGGAGACTGGTACGAGGTTCATCAGTACGCTTCTATTCCTGATGTGAGTAAATATCAACCTTGGGGTCCCAATACGGAAGAAGAGACACGGGAATTCGTCATAGAAGCCATAGAAGCTGCTCTTCATCAACCGAGAGCAAGATATGCACTTGGCGTTGTTTTGAAAGAAACGAAGCGGCTGATTGGTGCTGTCGAGTTAAATATAAAGGAATACAATCAAAGTGGAGAACTTTCCTATATTCTTCACCCTGAATTCTGGGGAAATGGGTTTGCGTCAGAGGCAGCGAAAAGGCTGGTTGCGTATGGATTCAAAGAACTTGAGCTGCATAAAATCTTTGCCACATGTGATCCCAGAAATACAGCTTCTTCAAATCTATTACAAAAACTAAGCATGACATACGATGGCAGGTTACGGGATGATTTGTTCATTAGAGATGGCTGGAGGGACTCATCTTTGTTTAGTTTGCTTGAGTATGAATACTAA